One genomic window of Vicia villosa cultivar HV-30 ecotype Madison, WI unplaced genomic scaffold, Vvil1.0 ctg.002156F_1_1, whole genome shotgun sequence includes the following:
- the LOC131638052 gene encoding protein LONGIFOLIA 2-like isoform X3, which yields MAAKLLHSLADDNQDLQKQIGCMTGIFQLFDRHQILTARQKRLPSGNLHYSDGSLERDSDSNHSLQHRQIPNDSSLNTGLNEKRRISTESSRASFSSCSSSLSSLDFKAEVETSFETPSRDTFMNQPSISPRFGRHSLDLRDVVKDSMYRDPRGPSSKSTAKEQSSGHAMKHRDSPRPLQQSKYVDRSYGVEIDEKQSLPIDLRESIRVLSKLREAPWHYGENTKELPRSSHDVKDGHWNSVSKDAPWLAYDGREMSRLSFESRETIKSTPKIKEFPRHSLDSKEGSWRNYNSDSKPNHGSRNTYGATSTSNEKFSSPQQSSSIQNRLPSVVAKLMGLEALPDSSLAGDTQSASTETYSAQSNGHIPRSSNNGFIRPLRVSKSPKISSKDPTSPRRKNPDVVMRPVSNSKFPIEPAPWKQHDSNRNSPKPSLKIAKAQARTPESLPSVYSEIEKRLKDLEFKQSGRDLRALKQILEAMQEKGLLESRNDEQVPNAGGSRGDYEPKATNLNHNSRSGKQPNNPRNNSLSSTIKGSDSARAFDSPIVIMKPAKLVEKSEFSASSTIPIGGFSASHNRNNISSPLKDQSPKNIRRDASPSSTEKKTSITKNTRSPQSQSRSQQFPRENNQSPVKNSGSVSPRLQQKKLELDKRSRIPTSPSDANKSRRQSGKKAAESVSPGGKLRHKDKVVNSQHSEEQMSELSNDSRNFYQGDEISLPSDGVTVDSKLDIEVTSSLRTNVTDGSQSPSLKAMKQLVSETVQKKSTPRLDEDDTMQDLATKALEHPSPISVLDGSPYTDDVASPEMQIPKNPKGNDQDSKDNEVKDQWKPDEGLSFNSTGSGEINRKKLQSIDHLVQKLRRLNSNHDEARNDYIASLCENSNPDHRYISEILLASGLLLRDLSSEFLTFQLHSSGHPINPELFLVLEQTKASSLLSKEETTFEKSAFSKQNTEKFHRKLIFDSVNEILGAKLGYSSEPWFQPNKLTKKNLSSQKLLKELCFEIEKVQTKKTETCLEDDEEDDGLKSLLCEDVIHGSECWENFNGEIPGVVLDVERLIFKDLVNDIVIGEAAGLRGKSSVRRRKLFGK from the exons ATGGCTGCAAAGCTGCTGCATTCTTTAGCAGATGATAACCAAGATCTGCAGAAGCAGATTGGTTGTATGACTGGAATTTTTCAACTTTTCGACCGGCATCAGATACTCACGGCGCGACAGAAGAGACTTCCTTCTG GTAATTTGCATTACAGTGATGGAAGCTTGGAAAGAGATTCTGATAGCAATCATAGTCTGCAACATCGACAAATCCCAAAC GATTCGAGCTTAAACACGGGTTTGAATGAAAAGCGAAGAATTTCGACAGAATCATCGAGAGCATCATTCTCGTCTTGTTCATCATCTTTGTCCTCTTTGGACTTTAAGGCTGAAGTTGAGACTTCCTTTGAAACTCCTTCAAGGGACACATTTATGAACCAACCATCTATCTCTCCTCGTTTCGGACGTCACTCACTTGACCTACGTGACGTCGTGAAGGATTCAATGTATCGGGATCCTCGAGGGCCATCTTCAAAATCTACAGCCAAAGAGCAATCTTCTGGTCATGCCATGAAGCATAGGGATTCACCGCGACCTCTGCAGCAGTCAAAATATGTTGATAGATCTTACGGAGTTGAAATAGACGAGAAGCAAAGTTTGCCTATTGATCTAAGGGAGTCGATCCGAGTCCTTTCGAAGCTTCGAGAAGCACCTTGGCACTATGGAGAAAATACGAAAGAACTTCCGAGATCGTCGCATGATGTAAAAGACGGACACTGGAATTCCGTCTCGAAGGATGCTCCTTGGTTGGCTTATGACGGAAGAGAAATGAGTCGTTTATCTTTTGAATCTCGAGAGACGATCAAATCGACACCGAAGATAAAAGAGTTTCCAAGGCATTCACTGGATAGTAAGGAAGGTTCGTGGCGCAATTATAACTCTGATTCGAAGCCTAACCACGGCTCGAGAAACACTTACGGCGCCACTTCCACTTCCAATGAAAAATTCTCTAGTCCACAACAGTCTTCATCAATACAGAATCGGCTACCAAGTGTTGTCGCAAAACTAATGGGCTTGGAAGCATTACCTGATTCCTCTTTGGCCGGCGATACTCAATCAGCTTCAACTGAAACTTACTCAGCGCAAAGTAACGGTCACATTCCAAGATCATCGAACAATGGTTTCATAAGACCACTCCGTGTTTCTAAATCTCCGAAAATCTCATCGAAAGATCCAACTTCACCAAGGCGGAAAAATCCTGACGTGGTTATGAGACCAGTCAGTAATTCAAAGTTTCCGATTGAACCAGCACCTTGGAAGCAACATGATTCAAATAGAAATTCTCCGAAGCCAAGTTTAAAAATAGCAAAAGCTCAAGCAAGAACACCGGAATCACTTCCTTCGGTTTATagcgagatagagaagagattaAAGGACCTTGAATTCAAACAATCGGGAAGAGATCTTAGAGCACTAAAGCAGATACTAGAAGCAATGCAAGAAAAGGGTCTGTTGGAGAGCCGAAACGACGAACAAGTTCCAAACGCAGGTGGAAGTCGAGGTGACTATGAACCGAAAGCTACCAATCTAAATCACAATTCGAGGTCAGGAAAGCAACCAAATAATCCGAGAAACAATTCTCTATCATCTACAATCAAGGGAAGTGACTCAGCAAGAGCTTTTGATTCTCCAATAGTGATAATGAAACCGGCAAAACTTGTTGAGAAATCCGAGTTTTCGGCTTCTTCAACTATTCCAATTGGTGGTTTTTCTGCTTCCCATAATAGAAACAACATATCTTCTCCTCTAAAAGATCAGTCTCCGAAGAATATTCGCAGGGACGCTTCTCCGAGTTCCACCGAAAAGAAAACAAGTATTACCAAGAATACTAGATCACCACAATCTCAATCAAGGTCTCAACAATTCCCAAGAGAAAATAACCAAAGTCCAGTGAAGAATTCAGGTTCCGTGAGTCCGAGATTGCAGCAGAAGAAGTTGGAGTTAGATAAGCGATCTCGTATACCTACTTCACCGTCAGATGCAAACAAGTCAAGAAGACAATCTGGTAAAAAGGCAGCGGAATCAGTTTCCCCGGGTGGAAAATTACGACACAAAGACAAAGTCGTCAACTCACAGCATAGCGAAGAGCAAATGAGTGAACTAAGCAATGATTCTCGAAATTTTTACCAAGGGGATGAAATTTCTCTTCCATCAGATGGCGTGACCGTCGACTCAAAATTAGATATTGAAGTCACTAGTAGTTTACGGACTAATGTAACAGACGGCAGCCAAAGTCCGTCATTGAAAGCTATGAAGCAATTGGTTTCAGAAACAGTTCAGAAA AAATCAACTCCAAGGTTGGATGAAGATGATACTATGCAGGATCTCGCAACTAAGGCCCTGGAACATCCAAGTCCTATCTCGGTTCTTGATGGATCTCCGTACACAGACGACGTGGCGTCGCCAGAAATGCAGATACCTAAAAATCCAAAAG GTAATGATCAAGATTCCAAAGACAATGAGGTCAAAGATCAATGGAAGCCTGATGAAGGCCTTTCATTTAACAGCACGGGATCCGGAGAGATCAATCGCAAGAAATTACAAAGCATAGATCATCTCGTTCAGAAGCTTAGACGGCTAAACTCAAACCACGACGAAGCTAGAAACGATTACATTGCTTCACTATGCGAAAACTCAAATCCAGACCACCGATACATATCTGAAATACTACTAGCCTCCGGTCTCTTACTCAGAGACCTGAGTTCCGAATTTCTCACATTTCAACTACACTCGTCGGGTCATCCTATCAACCCGGAGTTATTCCTTGTCTTGGAACAAACCAAAGCAAGTAGTTTGCTTTCAAAAGAAGAAACCACCTTCGAAAAATCCGCATTCTCAAAGCAAAACACCGAGAAATTCCACCGAAAACTCATCTTTGATTCAGTGAACGAAATCCTCGGTGCCAAACTAGGCTATTCTTCCGAACCATGGTTTCAGCCCAACAAACTCACAAAGAAAAACCTTAGTTCCCAAAAGCTTCTCAAAGAACTATGCTTCGAGATAGAAAAGgtccagaccaagaaaactgaAACCTGCCTAGAAGACGATGAAGAGGACGACGGTTTAAAGAGTTTGTTGTGCGAAGATGTGATTCATGGATCAGAATGCTGGGAAAATTTCAACGGCGAAATACCGGGAGTTGTGTTGGAtgttgagagattgatattcaagGATTTGGTGAATGATATTGTGATTGGTGAAGCTGCTGGCTTGCGAGGCAAGTCATCGGTTCGGCGCAGGAAACTGTTTGGAAAGTAG
- the LOC131638052 gene encoding protein LONGIFOLIA 2-like isoform X2: MAAKLLHSLADDNQDLQKQIGCMTGIFQLFDRHQILTARQKRLPSGNLHYSDGSLERDSDSNHSLQHRQIPNDSSLNTGLNEKRRISTESSRASFSSCSSSLSSLDFKAEVETSFETPSRDTFMNQPSISPRFGRHSLDLRDVVKDSMYRDPRGPSSKSTAKEQSSGHAMKHRDSPRPLQQSKYVDRSYGVEIDEKQSLPIDLRESIRVLSKLREAPWHYGENTKELPRSSHDVKDGHWNSVSKDAPWLAYDGREMSRLSFESRETIKSTPKIKEFPRHSLDSKEGSWRNYNSDSKPNHGSRNTYGATSTSNEKFSSPQQSSSIQNRLPSVVAKLMGLEALPDSSLAGDTQSASTETYSAQSNGHIPRSSNNGFIRPLRVSKSPKISSKDPTSPRRKNPDVVMRPVSNSKFPIEPAPWKQHDSNRNSPKPSLKIAKAQARTPESLPSVYSEIEKRLKDLEFKQSGRDLRALKQILEAMQEKGLLESRNDEQVPNAGGSRGDYEPKATNLNHNSRSGKQPNNPRNNSLSSTIKGSDSARAFDSPIVIMKPAKLVEKSEFSASSTIPIGGFSASHNRNNISSPLKDQSPKNIRRDASPSSTEKKTSITKNTRSPQSQSRSQQFPRENNQSPVKNSGSVSPRLQQKKLELDKRSRIPTSPSDANKSRRQSGKKAAESVSPGGKLRHKDKVVNSQHSEEQMSELSNDSRNFYQGDEISLPSDGVTVDSKLDIEVTSSLRTNVTDGSQSPSLKAMKQLVSETVQKKSTPRLDEDDTMQDLATKALEHPSPISVLDGSPYTDDVASPEMQIPKNPKAGNDQDSKDNEVKDQWKPDEGLSFNSTGSGEINRKKLQSIDHLVQKLRRLNSNHDEARNDYIASLCENSNPDHRYISEILLASGLLLRDLSSEFLTFQLHSSGHPINPELFLVLEQTKASSLLSKEETTFEKSAFSKQNTEKFHRKLIFDSVNEILGAKLGYSSEPWFQPNKLTKKNLSSQKLLKELCFEIEKVQTKKTETCLEDDEEDDGLKSLLCEDVIHGSECWENFNGEIPGVVLDVERLIFKDLVNDIVIGEAAGLRGKSSVRRRKLFGK, translated from the exons ATGGCTGCAAAGCTGCTGCATTCTTTAGCAGATGATAACCAAGATCTGCAGAAGCAGATTGGTTGTATGACTGGAATTTTTCAACTTTTCGACCGGCATCAGATACTCACGGCGCGACAGAAGAGACTTCCTTCTG GTAATTTGCATTACAGTGATGGAAGCTTGGAAAGAGATTCTGATAGCAATCATAGTCTGCAACATCGACAAATCCCAAAC GATTCGAGCTTAAACACGGGTTTGAATGAAAAGCGAAGAATTTCGACAGAATCATCGAGAGCATCATTCTCGTCTTGTTCATCATCTTTGTCCTCTTTGGACTTTAAGGCTGAAGTTGAGACTTCCTTTGAAACTCCTTCAAGGGACACATTTATGAACCAACCATCTATCTCTCCTCGTTTCGGACGTCACTCACTTGACCTACGTGACGTCGTGAAGGATTCAATGTATCGGGATCCTCGAGGGCCATCTTCAAAATCTACAGCCAAAGAGCAATCTTCTGGTCATGCCATGAAGCATAGGGATTCACCGCGACCTCTGCAGCAGTCAAAATATGTTGATAGATCTTACGGAGTTGAAATAGACGAGAAGCAAAGTTTGCCTATTGATCTAAGGGAGTCGATCCGAGTCCTTTCGAAGCTTCGAGAAGCACCTTGGCACTATGGAGAAAATACGAAAGAACTTCCGAGATCGTCGCATGATGTAAAAGACGGACACTGGAATTCCGTCTCGAAGGATGCTCCTTGGTTGGCTTATGACGGAAGAGAAATGAGTCGTTTATCTTTTGAATCTCGAGAGACGATCAAATCGACACCGAAGATAAAAGAGTTTCCAAGGCATTCACTGGATAGTAAGGAAGGTTCGTGGCGCAATTATAACTCTGATTCGAAGCCTAACCACGGCTCGAGAAACACTTACGGCGCCACTTCCACTTCCAATGAAAAATTCTCTAGTCCACAACAGTCTTCATCAATACAGAATCGGCTACCAAGTGTTGTCGCAAAACTAATGGGCTTGGAAGCATTACCTGATTCCTCTTTGGCCGGCGATACTCAATCAGCTTCAACTGAAACTTACTCAGCGCAAAGTAACGGTCACATTCCAAGATCATCGAACAATGGTTTCATAAGACCACTCCGTGTTTCTAAATCTCCGAAAATCTCATCGAAAGATCCAACTTCACCAAGGCGGAAAAATCCTGACGTGGTTATGAGACCAGTCAGTAATTCAAAGTTTCCGATTGAACCAGCACCTTGGAAGCAACATGATTCAAATAGAAATTCTCCGAAGCCAAGTTTAAAAATAGCAAAAGCTCAAGCAAGAACACCGGAATCACTTCCTTCGGTTTATagcgagatagagaagagattaAAGGACCTTGAATTCAAACAATCGGGAAGAGATCTTAGAGCACTAAAGCAGATACTAGAAGCAATGCAAGAAAAGGGTCTGTTGGAGAGCCGAAACGACGAACAAGTTCCAAACGCAGGTGGAAGTCGAGGTGACTATGAACCGAAAGCTACCAATCTAAATCACAATTCGAGGTCAGGAAAGCAACCAAATAATCCGAGAAACAATTCTCTATCATCTACAATCAAGGGAAGTGACTCAGCAAGAGCTTTTGATTCTCCAATAGTGATAATGAAACCGGCAAAACTTGTTGAGAAATCCGAGTTTTCGGCTTCTTCAACTATTCCAATTGGTGGTTTTTCTGCTTCCCATAATAGAAACAACATATCTTCTCCTCTAAAAGATCAGTCTCCGAAGAATATTCGCAGGGACGCTTCTCCGAGTTCCACCGAAAAGAAAACAAGTATTACCAAGAATACTAGATCACCACAATCTCAATCAAGGTCTCAACAATTCCCAAGAGAAAATAACCAAAGTCCAGTGAAGAATTCAGGTTCCGTGAGTCCGAGATTGCAGCAGAAGAAGTTGGAGTTAGATAAGCGATCTCGTATACCTACTTCACCGTCAGATGCAAACAAGTCAAGAAGACAATCTGGTAAAAAGGCAGCGGAATCAGTTTCCCCGGGTGGAAAATTACGACACAAAGACAAAGTCGTCAACTCACAGCATAGCGAAGAGCAAATGAGTGAACTAAGCAATGATTCTCGAAATTTTTACCAAGGGGATGAAATTTCTCTTCCATCAGATGGCGTGACCGTCGACTCAAAATTAGATATTGAAGTCACTAGTAGTTTACGGACTAATGTAACAGACGGCAGCCAAAGTCCGTCATTGAAAGCTATGAAGCAATTGGTTTCAGAAACAGTTCAGAAA AAATCAACTCCAAGGTTGGATGAAGATGATACTATGCAGGATCTCGCAACTAAGGCCCTGGAACATCCAAGTCCTATCTCGGTTCTTGATGGATCTCCGTACACAGACGACGTGGCGTCGCCAGAAATGCAGATACCTAAAAATCCAAAAG CAGGTAATGATCAAGATTCCAAAGACAATGAGGTCAAAGATCAATGGAAGCCTGATGAAGGCCTTTCATTTAACAGCACGGGATCCGGAGAGATCAATCGCAAGAAATTACAAAGCATAGATCATCTCGTTCAGAAGCTTAGACGGCTAAACTCAAACCACGACGAAGCTAGAAACGATTACATTGCTTCACTATGCGAAAACTCAAATCCAGACCACCGATACATATCTGAAATACTACTAGCCTCCGGTCTCTTACTCAGAGACCTGAGTTCCGAATTTCTCACATTTCAACTACACTCGTCGGGTCATCCTATCAACCCGGAGTTATTCCTTGTCTTGGAACAAACCAAAGCAAGTAGTTTGCTTTCAAAAGAAGAAACCACCTTCGAAAAATCCGCATTCTCAAAGCAAAACACCGAGAAATTCCACCGAAAACTCATCTTTGATTCAGTGAACGAAATCCTCGGTGCCAAACTAGGCTATTCTTCCGAACCATGGTTTCAGCCCAACAAACTCACAAAGAAAAACCTTAGTTCCCAAAAGCTTCTCAAAGAACTATGCTTCGAGATAGAAAAGgtccagaccaagaaaactgaAACCTGCCTAGAAGACGATGAAGAGGACGACGGTTTAAAGAGTTTGTTGTGCGAAGATGTGATTCATGGATCAGAATGCTGGGAAAATTTCAACGGCGAAATACCGGGAGTTGTGTTGGAtgttgagagattgatattcaagGATTTGGTGAATGATATTGTGATTGGTGAAGCTGCTGGCTTGCGAGGCAAGTCATCGGTTCGGCGCAGGAAACTGTTTGGAAAGTAG
- the LOC131638052 gene encoding protein LONGIFOLIA 2-like isoform X1: protein MAAKLLHSLADDNQDLQKQIGCMTGIFQLFDRHQILTARQKRLPSGNLHYSDGSLERDSDSNHSLQHRQIPNDSSLNTGLNEKRRISTESSRASFSSCSSSLSSLDFKAEVETSFETPSRDTFMNQPSISPRFGRHSLDLRDVVKDSMYRDPRGPSSKSTAKEQSSGHAMKHRDSPRPLQQSKYVDRSYGVEIDEKQSLPIDLRESIRVLSKLREAPWHYGENTKELPRSSHDVKDGHWNSVSKDAPWLAYDGREMSRLSFESRETIKSTPKIKEFPRHSLDSKEGSWRNYNSDSKPNHGSRNTYGATSTSNEKFSSPQQSSSIQNRLPSVVAKLMGLEALPDSSLAGDTQSASTETYSAQSNGHIPRSSNNGFIRPLRVSKSPKISSKDPTSPRRKNPDVVMRPVSNSKFPIEPAPWKQHDSNRNSPKPSLKIAKAQARTPESLPSVYSEIEKRLKDLEFKQSGRDLRALKQILEAMQEKGLLESRNDEQVPNAGGSRGDYEPKATNLNHNSRSGKQPNNPRNNSLSSTIKGSDSARAFDSPIVIMKPAKLVEKSEFSASSTIPIGGFSASHNRNNISSPLKDQSPKNIRRDASPSSTEKKTSITKNTRSPQSQSRSQQFPRENNQSPVKNSGSVSPRLQQKKLELDKRSRIPTSPSDANKSRRQSGKKAAESVSPGGKLRHKDKVVNSQHSEEQMSELSNDSRNFYQGDEISLPSDGVTVDSKLDIEVTSSLRTNVTDGSQSPSLKAMKQLVSETVQKKSTPRLDEDDTMQDLATKALEHPSPISVLDGSPYTDDVASPEMQIPKNPKGSNFAAGNDQDSKDNEVKDQWKPDEGLSFNSTGSGEINRKKLQSIDHLVQKLRRLNSNHDEARNDYIASLCENSNPDHRYISEILLASGLLLRDLSSEFLTFQLHSSGHPINPELFLVLEQTKASSLLSKEETTFEKSAFSKQNTEKFHRKLIFDSVNEILGAKLGYSSEPWFQPNKLTKKNLSSQKLLKELCFEIEKVQTKKTETCLEDDEEDDGLKSLLCEDVIHGSECWENFNGEIPGVVLDVERLIFKDLVNDIVIGEAAGLRGKSSVRRRKLFGK, encoded by the exons ATGGCTGCAAAGCTGCTGCATTCTTTAGCAGATGATAACCAAGATCTGCAGAAGCAGATTGGTTGTATGACTGGAATTTTTCAACTTTTCGACCGGCATCAGATACTCACGGCGCGACAGAAGAGACTTCCTTCTG GTAATTTGCATTACAGTGATGGAAGCTTGGAAAGAGATTCTGATAGCAATCATAGTCTGCAACATCGACAAATCCCAAAC GATTCGAGCTTAAACACGGGTTTGAATGAAAAGCGAAGAATTTCGACAGAATCATCGAGAGCATCATTCTCGTCTTGTTCATCATCTTTGTCCTCTTTGGACTTTAAGGCTGAAGTTGAGACTTCCTTTGAAACTCCTTCAAGGGACACATTTATGAACCAACCATCTATCTCTCCTCGTTTCGGACGTCACTCACTTGACCTACGTGACGTCGTGAAGGATTCAATGTATCGGGATCCTCGAGGGCCATCTTCAAAATCTACAGCCAAAGAGCAATCTTCTGGTCATGCCATGAAGCATAGGGATTCACCGCGACCTCTGCAGCAGTCAAAATATGTTGATAGATCTTACGGAGTTGAAATAGACGAGAAGCAAAGTTTGCCTATTGATCTAAGGGAGTCGATCCGAGTCCTTTCGAAGCTTCGAGAAGCACCTTGGCACTATGGAGAAAATACGAAAGAACTTCCGAGATCGTCGCATGATGTAAAAGACGGACACTGGAATTCCGTCTCGAAGGATGCTCCTTGGTTGGCTTATGACGGAAGAGAAATGAGTCGTTTATCTTTTGAATCTCGAGAGACGATCAAATCGACACCGAAGATAAAAGAGTTTCCAAGGCATTCACTGGATAGTAAGGAAGGTTCGTGGCGCAATTATAACTCTGATTCGAAGCCTAACCACGGCTCGAGAAACACTTACGGCGCCACTTCCACTTCCAATGAAAAATTCTCTAGTCCACAACAGTCTTCATCAATACAGAATCGGCTACCAAGTGTTGTCGCAAAACTAATGGGCTTGGAAGCATTACCTGATTCCTCTTTGGCCGGCGATACTCAATCAGCTTCAACTGAAACTTACTCAGCGCAAAGTAACGGTCACATTCCAAGATCATCGAACAATGGTTTCATAAGACCACTCCGTGTTTCTAAATCTCCGAAAATCTCATCGAAAGATCCAACTTCACCAAGGCGGAAAAATCCTGACGTGGTTATGAGACCAGTCAGTAATTCAAAGTTTCCGATTGAACCAGCACCTTGGAAGCAACATGATTCAAATAGAAATTCTCCGAAGCCAAGTTTAAAAATAGCAAAAGCTCAAGCAAGAACACCGGAATCACTTCCTTCGGTTTATagcgagatagagaagagattaAAGGACCTTGAATTCAAACAATCGGGAAGAGATCTTAGAGCACTAAAGCAGATACTAGAAGCAATGCAAGAAAAGGGTCTGTTGGAGAGCCGAAACGACGAACAAGTTCCAAACGCAGGTGGAAGTCGAGGTGACTATGAACCGAAAGCTACCAATCTAAATCACAATTCGAGGTCAGGAAAGCAACCAAATAATCCGAGAAACAATTCTCTATCATCTACAATCAAGGGAAGTGACTCAGCAAGAGCTTTTGATTCTCCAATAGTGATAATGAAACCGGCAAAACTTGTTGAGAAATCCGAGTTTTCGGCTTCTTCAACTATTCCAATTGGTGGTTTTTCTGCTTCCCATAATAGAAACAACATATCTTCTCCTCTAAAAGATCAGTCTCCGAAGAATATTCGCAGGGACGCTTCTCCGAGTTCCACCGAAAAGAAAACAAGTATTACCAAGAATACTAGATCACCACAATCTCAATCAAGGTCTCAACAATTCCCAAGAGAAAATAACCAAAGTCCAGTGAAGAATTCAGGTTCCGTGAGTCCGAGATTGCAGCAGAAGAAGTTGGAGTTAGATAAGCGATCTCGTATACCTACTTCACCGTCAGATGCAAACAAGTCAAGAAGACAATCTGGTAAAAAGGCAGCGGAATCAGTTTCCCCGGGTGGAAAATTACGACACAAAGACAAAGTCGTCAACTCACAGCATAGCGAAGAGCAAATGAGTGAACTAAGCAATGATTCTCGAAATTTTTACCAAGGGGATGAAATTTCTCTTCCATCAGATGGCGTGACCGTCGACTCAAAATTAGATATTGAAGTCACTAGTAGTTTACGGACTAATGTAACAGACGGCAGCCAAAGTCCGTCATTGAAAGCTATGAAGCAATTGGTTTCAGAAACAGTTCAGAAA AAATCAACTCCAAGGTTGGATGAAGATGATACTATGCAGGATCTCGCAACTAAGGCCCTGGAACATCCAAGTCCTATCTCGGTTCTTGATGGATCTCCGTACACAGACGACGTGGCGTCGCCAGAAATGCAGATACCTAAAAATCCAAAAG GATCAAACTTTGCAGCAGGTAATGATCAAGATTCCAAAGACAATGAGGTCAAAGATCAATGGAAGCCTGATGAAGGCCTTTCATTTAACAGCACGGGATCCGGAGAGATCAATCGCAAGAAATTACAAAGCATAGATCATCTCGTTCAGAAGCTTAGACGGCTAAACTCAAACCACGACGAAGCTAGAAACGATTACATTGCTTCACTATGCGAAAACTCAAATCCAGACCACCGATACATATCTGAAATACTACTAGCCTCCGGTCTCTTACTCAGAGACCTGAGTTCCGAATTTCTCACATTTCAACTACACTCGTCGGGTCATCCTATCAACCCGGAGTTATTCCTTGTCTTGGAACAAACCAAAGCAAGTAGTTTGCTTTCAAAAGAAGAAACCACCTTCGAAAAATCCGCATTCTCAAAGCAAAACACCGAGAAATTCCACCGAAAACTCATCTTTGATTCAGTGAACGAAATCCTCGGTGCCAAACTAGGCTATTCTTCCGAACCATGGTTTCAGCCCAACAAACTCACAAAGAAAAACCTTAGTTCCCAAAAGCTTCTCAAAGAACTATGCTTCGAGATAGAAAAGgtccagaccaagaaaactgaAACCTGCCTAGAAGACGATGAAGAGGACGACGGTTTAAAGAGTTTGTTGTGCGAAGATGTGATTCATGGATCAGAATGCTGGGAAAATTTCAACGGCGAAATACCGGGAGTTGTGTTGGAtgttgagagattgatattcaagGATTTGGTGAATGATATTGTGATTGGTGAAGCTGCTGGCTTGCGAGGCAAGTCATCGGTTCGGCGCAGGAAACTGTTTGGAAAGTAG